Below is a window of Shewanella khirikhana DNA.
CAACAGGAAATTCAACAAGCCCTCGACGCCAATCCGCTGCTGGAAATGGACGACGATCGCCTCGATGGCGATCAGTACGATGCCGATGGCGGCGACAAAGACTTCGACGACAAATTCGATGAAGGCTCAGTATCAGCCAGCGCAGGAGATTCCGCTTCGGTAGAAACCTCCGAAGCCGTGACTCAGGAATCCATGCCGGATGAACTGCCCATGGACACTACCTGGGATGAAGTCTTCACCGCCGCTCCGGTTGCCGGCCCCGGCATCAGTCGCGACGACGACATGCCGTTTCAGGGCGAAACCAGCGAAGGCCTGTACGAACACCTCGAATGGCAGAAAAATCTCACCCCTTTTTCGGATACCGATTTGGCCATTGCCACCGCTATCATTGATGCCATTGACGAAAAGGGCTATCTGACCCAAAGCCTGGATGAAATCCTTGAGGCGGTGGGCGATGAAGAGGTTGAGCTGGACGAAGTCGAGGCTGTGCTCAAGCGCATTCAACACTTCGATCCCATTGGTGTTGCAGCGAGGGATTTGGCCGAGTGCCTGCTGATCCAGCTGGGGCAATTTGCCGCCGATACGCCGCATCTGGATAACGCTAAGCTGCTTATCCGTGAGCATCTGGACCTGATTGCCAACCGCGACTTCCGCACCCTGATGCGTAAAACCCGCCTCAAGGAAGAAGAGCTCAGAGACGCCATAGTGCTGATCCAGAGTCTGAATCCCCGTCCGGGCGAAAACGTCACCAGCACCAAGGAAGAGTACGTGATCCCTGACGTGTCGGTGAGCAAAAAGAATGGTCGCTGGGTGGTGGAGCTGAACCCGGATTGCATGCCTAAACTGAGTGTGAATCAGCAGTATGCTGCACTGGCACGCACCAGTCGCAATCAGTCAGATAGCCAGTTTATCCGCGGCCATCTGCAAGAGGCCAAGTGGTTTATCAAGAGTCTGGAGAGCCGCAACGACACCCTGCTCAAGGTGGCCAACTGCATAGTGCAATTCCAGCAGGGCTTTTTTGAGTACGGTGAAGAAGCCATGAAACCCATGGTGCTCAACGATATCGCCGAGGCGGTGGAAATGCATGAATCCACCATCTCCAGGGTCACCACTCAAAAGTACATGCATACCCCGCGGGGTATCTTTGAACTGAAATACTTTTTCTCCAGCCATGTCGGAACCGAAGATGGCGGAGAGTGCTCTTCTACTGCAATCCGCGCCTTTATCAAGAAACTGGTTGCAGCGGAAAACCAGAAGAAGCCGTTAAGCGACAGCAAGATGGCAGAACTTCTGGCGGAACAAGGAATCAACGTTGCCCGACGCACCATCGCCAAATACCGAGAGGCGATGCTGATACCACCGTCGAATCAGCGTAAGAGTTTGTAACCCAACCGAGGTCATTGGAGGAAAGTGTCTATGCAAATCAACCTGACTGGGCATCACATCGAAATTACTGACTCACTGCGTGACTACGTCGAGAGTAAATTCTCCAAGCTTGAACGCCATTTCGAACAGATCAATAATGTGCACGTTGTTCTCAATGTTCAGAAATTGCAGCAAATCGCAGAAGCTAAGCTTCACCTCAACGGAGGCGAAGTATTCGCCACCTCAGAACATGAAGACATGTACGCCGCCATTGACGCCCTGATTGATAAACTGGACCGTCAGGTAATTAAACACAAAGAGAAACTGACCAAACATTAACGATGGAACTAAGTACCATCCTGGCGCCGGAGTGCACTAGCTGTGCCACTCCGGGCAGCAAGAAAAAGGTACTGGAACTGATTAGCGATCTCGCCGCAGCCCAGTACCCTTCCCTCTCTTCCCAAGAGATCTTTGAAAGCCTGCTGGCCCGCGAAAAGATGGGTAGCACCGGCATTGGTAATGGCATTGCCATTCCCCATGGTCGCCTGGGTAGTATCGATAAACCTCTCGCCGTACTCATCAAATGCGAAGAAGCCATTGGCTACGATGCCATCGACAAGCAGCCGGTGGACATTCTGTTCGCCCTGTTGGTGCCATCAGACCAATGCCAACAGCATCTGAGTACCCTGGCAGCCATGGCCGAAAAGCTCAACGACCGTCAGGTGTTGAAGCAATTGCGTAAAAGCCATGATGAAAAGGAACTCTACCAGGTAATCACAGGATGAAACTCGTCATTGTTTCCGGCCGCTCCGGCTCAGGGAAATCCGTTGCCCTGCGGGTATTGGAAGACTTGGGCTATTACTGCGTCGATAACTTGCCGCTGACCCTGATGGGCCCCTTACTGGAGCAGCTCAAAGGCAGCAGCGACAAGGTCGCCATCAGTATCGACATTCGCAATATGCCTGAGCAGGAAAAAGCGCTGGAACAGGAGCTTGCCAAACTGCCACCCGGGGTTGAGCTCACCAGTTTCTTCCTCAACTCCAGCGATAAAGTGCTGCTGAAACGCTACAGCGAAACCCGTCGTCTGCATCCATTGTCACGCAGCAAAGTCTCACTCCAGGAAGCCATCAAACTCGAAGGCAAACTGCTTGAGCCTGTGTCGCAATTGGTGGACCACTACATAGACACCTCCAATCTGAACGTCTATGAGCTGGCCGATGCTGTCAGGCAAATTCTGCTGGGGCGCACCGACAAAGAGCTGGTAATCAT
It encodes the following:
- a CDS encoding RNA polymerase factor sigma-54 produces the protein MKASLQLKLGQQLTMTPQLQQAIRLLQLSSLELQQEIQQALDANPLLEMDDDRLDGDQYDADGGDKDFDDKFDEGSVSASAGDSASVETSEAVTQESMPDELPMDTTWDEVFTAAPVAGPGISRDDDMPFQGETSEGLYEHLEWQKNLTPFSDTDLAIATAIIDAIDEKGYLTQSLDEILEAVGDEEVELDEVEAVLKRIQHFDPIGVAARDLAECLLIQLGQFAADTPHLDNAKLLIREHLDLIANRDFRTLMRKTRLKEEELRDAIVLIQSLNPRPGENVTSTKEEYVIPDVSVSKKNGRWVVELNPDCMPKLSVNQQYAALARTSRNQSDSQFIRGHLQEAKWFIKSLESRNDTLLKVANCIVQFQQGFFEYGEEAMKPMVLNDIAEAVEMHESTISRVTTQKYMHTPRGIFELKYFFSSHVGTEDGGECSSTAIRAFIKKLVAAENQKKPLSDSKMAELLAEQGINVARRTIAKYREAMLIPPSNQRKSL
- the hpf gene encoding ribosome hibernation promoting factor codes for the protein MQINLTGHHIEITDSLRDYVESKFSKLERHFEQINNVHVVLNVQKLQQIAEAKLHLNGGEVFATSEHEDMYAAIDALIDKLDRQVIKHKEKLTKH
- the ptsN gene encoding PTS IIA-like nitrogen regulatory protein PtsN; this translates as MELSTILAPECTSCATPGSKKKVLELISDLAAAQYPSLSSQEIFESLLAREKMGSTGIGNGIAIPHGRLGSIDKPLAVLIKCEEAIGYDAIDKQPVDILFALLVPSDQCQQHLSTLAAMAEKLNDRQVLKQLRKSHDEKELYQVITG
- the rapZ gene encoding RNase adapter RapZ; protein product: MKLVIVSGRSGSGKSVALRVLEDLGYYCVDNLPLTLMGPLLEQLKGSSDKVAISIDIRNMPEQEKALEQELAKLPPGVELTSFFLNSSDKVLLKRYSETRRLHPLSRSKVSLQEAIKLEGKLLEPVSQLVDHYIDTSNLNVYELADAVRQILLGRTDKELVIIFESFGFKHGMPTEADFMFDARFLPNPHWEPALRPMTGLDEPVKQFLERQVLVNKYIWQIENLLETWLPHLERNNRSYLTIAIGCTGGQHRSVYIADQLAKRFANSHHKVEARHRELNAKA